ACGAAATAAATAGCTTTCTAATTAATTCGAAAGCTTATTTAGGAGAGACTTCAAAACAAAGAAATGTGATTTTTGAATCAACAAAAGGACTTTTTGATGGAACCCAGACCTTATTCATTCATGCTGATGAAGAAAAGCAAATTACAGATGCAATTCAGTTAGCTAAGAGCAATGGAGTAAAAAGAATAGTTATCGTAGGTGGTTTTGAAGCTTACAAAGCTGCCGATCTATTGCAAAAAAATAATATCGGGATACTTTTAAGACGTGTACATGATATGCCTGCAAGTGATGACCAGGATGTGAGGGCTCCTTTTAAGATGGCTAAGATTCTAACAGATAAAGGAATTTTGGTTGGACTTGAGAACAGTGGTGATAATGAACGAATGAATACCCGTAACTTGCCTTTTTTAGCAGGGACCTGTGCTGCTTATGGGCTTGATAAAGAAAAAGCTTTACAATTAATAACCCTTAATACGGCTCAGTTATTAGGTATCGATGCCTTCTGCGGCTCTTTAGAAACAGGAAAAGATGCTACATTGTTTATTTCAGAAGGAGATGCTCTTGATATGAGAACCAACCAACTTACTCATGCTTTTATTCAGGGAAGAGCAATAAGCCTTGAAACACACCAGACTCAGCTTAATAAAAAGTACAAAGAAAAATACGGCCAGAAATAACCAAATACTATTACCAAGAAAAGGCATCATCTGAATCAGCAGGTGATGCCTTTTTTCATTAATTATTTAATGTTTTTTAGAAAAAGCAATAAATAATGCTATAATTAACTTAAAACCAAAATTATTTTCGTGTTTTTTCTTATAAAATACATTTAAAATGCATTTTCGTCACATCCCGGATTGATGATTTGTAAATTTTAAGTCATTTTTAGCCAAAATGAATAAAACTTAAGGGGGGTAAATTGAAAAATTAACAAAAATTAAGCATAATAGGGTATTTTTTATGGGGGTATTAAATGATTTTATACTTTTATCAAAAATTTTAAAACTAAATAACGATGCGAAAAATTATTTTAAGTGTGATTCTTATCACAATTTTGTTACTGTCCATTTTTTCTATTTCATTTGTTACTGAATCAAAGACATTGGGTGCTCATGTTGTCGAATTGAAAATGGACACAGGGGATACCGCATGGATGGTTGTTGCAACTGCTTTTGTGTTATTAATGACGCCAGGTTTAGGTTTCTTCTACGGAGGTATGGTTGGTAAGAAAAACGTAATTAGTACCATGCTGCAAAGTTTTATGGCAATGGTTATTGTTACTATTTTATGGGTAGTTATTGCTTTTGGATTATGTTTTGGTCCATCAATAGGCGGATTCATAGGAGATCCTACTTCAAATATATTCTTTCAGGGGGTCAGTGCTAATACTGCCTGGGAATTAGCTCCAACAATCCCTTTTATTCTTTTCGCATTATTTCAGGCTAAATTTGCTATTATTACACCTGCGTTAATAACAGGAGCTTTTGCTGAGCGTGTACGCTTCTGGGCTTACTTATTATTCATGGTTTTATTCATATTATTAATTTACGCTCCATTATGTCACATGACATGGCATCCTGATGGACTATTCTTCGGATGGGGAGTTTTAGATTTTGCTGGAGGAACAGTGGTACACATGAGTGCTGGATGGGCTGCATTAGCAGGAGCTATGTTCTTAGGAAAACGTAAAGTTCAAAAAGTAAACCCTGCAAGAATTACCTATGTATTATTAGGTACAGGTTTATTATGGTTTGGATGGTTTGGTTTCAATGCAGGTTCTGCTGTTGGAGCTGGTAGCCTTGCTGCTCAGGCGTTAGGAACTACAACAGTTGCGGCTGCTTCTGCGGCAATGGCATGGGTGTTCCTTGATAAAATCTTAGGGCACAAATTATCTGCTATGGGTGCTTGTATCGGGGCTGTTGTAGGTTTGGTAGCTATTACGCCTGCTGCAGGTTTTGTCTCTATTCCTCATGCATTGGCAATTGGAATTATCGCTGCTGTAATCAGTAATCTTGTAGTGAGCAAATTCCCTAAAGGAAAAATTGATGATGCTCTTGACGTTTTCGCTTGCCACGGTGTTGGTGGAATGGTAGGAATGCTGTTAACAGGAGTATTTGCATCAAATACAGTTAATTCAGTAGTAGGAGATCATCAAGGTCTGATTTTTGGTGATGCTACTTTATTTCTGACTCAGTTAAAAGCATTAGTATTGGTTTCTATATTTGCTTTTGCAGCATCATATGCATTATTCTTCATCGTTAACAAAATTACTCCTCTAAGAGTTACTGAAGAAAAAGAAGAATTAGGATTAGATATCTCTCAACACGGAGAATACCTATAAGGAATTATTCAGGTACTTACATAAAAAATGCCCTCTAAGCTTTAAAGTTTTAGAGGGTATTTTATTTTGAATTAATTTCACCTTGAAATAAATTTTGGTAAGCTTTTCTATTTAGAAAGTAATGAATTTACAAAAGAGAAAAAATGAACTATGCAAAAAATAATCAAAAAGAAAATAATTGCCCATGATTTAAATATTTCTACTCGGGTTAAACCTTCATGCATATCTTTTTCTCTTCGTGTTTTTACATTGTCCTTATTAAGCAAATAAAATAAAAATGCCAATAAGCCCAATGCTCCACTAATAATTAAATCTAAAAAGCCAGGAAATTTCATTTTATTACTTGAAATTTGAAATCCCTTCTTTTAACCAAACCAAATACTCTTCAACATCAACATAGCTAATTGTAGGTTTTGAGCTGTTCAGATTATTTCCTTTAAGATCAGTTATAACATATAAAGGCTGAGTATTAGTTTTGTATTTTGAAATCATAAACTCGGTCCATTTATCTCCAACCGTTTCAATTTTATCTCCCGAAGCTGTTACAAATTGTTGGTCTTCAGGTAATTTACGTTTATCGTCCACATACAAAGAAATCAAAACCAGTTCATTTTTTAAGATGGGTAAAACTTTTTCATCAGACCAGACATTGTTTTCCATTTTTCTGCAATTTACACAGGCATGTCCGGTAAAATCAAGCATAATAGGTTTTTTAACAGATTTTGCATAGGCTAAACCATTTTCATAATCATCAAATACAACAATACCATTCGGACCTAATTTTGCACCCTTCGGCAATTCTTGCTTAATTGAGTTTGATTCTCCCAAGCTACCTATTCCAAACGGACTTTCGCTATAGGTTAGAGGTGGAGGAAAAGCGCTGATTAATTTCAAAGGAGCTCCCCAAAGTCCCGGAATTAAATAAAGTGTAAACATCAGCGTAATCAATCCTAAGTATAATCTTCCAACAGAAATATGATGCAAAGGGCTATCATGAGGCAATGTGATTTTTCCGAATAAGTATAATGTCAGTGCTCCAAAAATGGCAATCCAAATGGCTATAAAAACTTCTCTTTCCAGAAAGTGCAATTGTAAAACCAAATCGGCATTTGATAAAAATTTAAATGCTAAAGCTAATTCTAAAAATCCAAGAACAACTTTTACTGTATTTAACCAGCCTCCTGATTTTGGTAATGAATTTAGCCATCCCGGAAACATCGCAAATAACATAAACGGAAGTGCTAATGCAGATGAGAATCCCAGCATTCCAACAACTGGAGCGATTCCTCCATTTGAAGCTGCTTCAACTAGTAAGGTTCCGACAATTGGTCCAGTACATGAAAATGAAACAATAGCCAAAGCTAAGGCCATAAATAATATACCAATTATACCGCCTTTATCTGCCTGCTGATCAGCTTTGTTTGCCCATGAATTAGGAAGCATAATTTCGAAAGCTCCTAAAAAAGAAGTCGCAAAAATGACCAATATCACGAAGAAAATCAGGTTAAACCAAACGTCTGTTGATAAAGCATTCAGAGCATCTGCTCCAAATATCTTTGTTACAATTAAGCCTAAAATCACATAAATAGCAATGATGGAAAATCCGTAAATAATAGCATTACGAATTCCTTTTGCCCTGCTTTTGCTTTGTTTTGTAAAAAAACTTACCGTCATTGGTATCATTGGAAATACACAAGGAGTCAGTAAGGCTGCGAATCCTGATATAAAAGCAATAAAAAAGATAGACCATAAACTTCTTGCCGGAGCAGGCTTTTTTAAATCATCTACAGCTTTTGCCGTTGCATTATCTGTTTTTTCTAACTTAATTCCTTTAGGATCTGCTGCTTTTTCTACTGTATCAACCGCTAAACCTTCTCTTTTGGTTTCATCTTTTTGAGCTTCAGTTACAGCGGGAACTGTTTCCATTTTAAAGGTTACCGGAACTGCAATTGAGAATTTTTTATTCGAATTGATGCATACTTCTTTACAAACCTGAAAATCAAATTCAACTTCTACAGTTTTTAAATTAGGGTTTGTAATCTGAATTTCCTGCTCAATATGTGCCTTTCCTTCAAAATAAGTTTCGTTTACTTCAAAAACATCGTTAAAGGATGTCTTTGTTTTTCCTTCTTTGGCTTTGCCAACTAAATTGTAATTTCCTTTTTGATTTTTAAAGGAAATTTCTAAAGCCAATGGGCCTCCTTCTGGTGTAAACTGGGAATACATGTGCCAGTCTTTCTCTATAATTCCGTTAAAAATTAAAACAAAATTAGTTTCTGATTTCTTTTCGATTTTAGAAGTCCATTTTACCGGTTCTATGATTTGGGCATTACTGTTTGCAAAAGCAAAAAAGAAAAACAGTAAAAATAAAATGGATGTACTCAAGAAGCTTCTTGATAATACAGCCTGAAGGGATTGATTGAAGTTCATTATTGCAGTTCTATTTTAAGTATTTTTTTTGTGGTTTTTTCTATTTTAAATCTTTCATCCTGCCTGATTCCTAAGACCCATACAATCTGGTCTTTTGAACATAAAAGCCAGGAGTTTTCTTTTTCAATCAGCGATAACTTTTCATCCTTAAAAAGTTTACTGATTTTTTTTGATTTTCCGTTCATTCCAAAAGGCTGAAAAGAATCACCTTCTTTCCATTTACGCAAAATTAATGGGAACTGGATTTTTTCAGCATCCACAAATATAATCTTATTTGATTCTATAGTTATGTGACTAACGTTACAAAACTTCAAATTTAAGGGAAAATTAATTTGTGTGTCGTTTTTATTGATTTCAAACTCCTCTTTTTCTTCTGGATTATTATTTAACGGACTCAAAATCAAAGCCTCTCTGTTTTTTAGCAATCGAAACTCTGAAGAGAATACTTGTTTTCCGGATTGTCCGTCTACTAGATCATAAATAGCATTCCATGCCAGAAATCCAAATTCATTGAGCCATTCATACAAATACGATCTGTAATTAGGTAATTGTGTAAGCTTATTTAAATCGAAATGAATTTCTTCTCCTGCCTCTTTTGCTACCTGCTGATAAATCATAATCGAAGCATCTTCGGCCATTTCATTAGATTCCTGCAAATAGGATTGTGTTTTCTGGAAAGCTTTCAGAAAATTAGGATTGATTTCCTTTAAAACAGGAATTAAATCATGACGAATTTTATTACGAAGGTATTTATCAGATGCATTGCTGCTGTCTTCCCGCCATTGGATATTATTTTCTTTCGCATATTGTAAGATTTCTCCTCTTGAAAAAGGTAAAAACGGACGTATAATTTTATCATTTTCTTCGGGAATACCAACAAGACCATCCAGTCCTGTGCCACGGCTTAGATTAATCATAAACGTTTCCAGATTATCATCGGCGTGATGGGCAGTCAGGATATAATCAAATTTGTGGGTTTCCAATAATTCATAAAACCAGCTGTATCGGAGTTCGCGGGCTGCTATTTGAGTAGACAATTTATAGTCTTTTGCAAAAGCTTCGGTGTCAAACTGGGTTGTAAAAATGGAAATATTGTTTTCTTTACAGTAATTTCGAATGAAATCCTGATCGCCTAAACTTTCCAGTCCGCGAAGTTGAAAATTACAATGCAATACGGCAATTTCATAATCTAATTGCTGAAACAAATGCAGTAAAACCATACTGTCAAGTCCGCCACTGACAGCAAGAAACAGTTTTTTATTTTCCAGAAACGGAAATCTTGCCAAAATATGATTTTGAAAATTTGTAAGCATCAGAAAAATTAAAAGATGAATATTTTAAGAACTGCAAAATTAAGGCTTTTGAAAGAAATAAGAAGCTTTCTAAGAAAGTTGTTCCTGTAACTTTTTAATATCGTCACGTAGTTTTGCAGCCTGTAAAAAATCCAGATCTTTTGCCGCTTTTTCCATGGACTTGCGCTTTTCACGAATCATTTTCTCTAATTCAGGTTTTGATAAATAAGCTGCTTCGGGTTCTGCTGCTGCTTGCAGGTCATGCCCAAGTTCATATTCGACTAAAGGGTTTTTAGTAAAGGCTGAATCTATTTTTTTGTTTAAGGCTTGTGGTGTTAAGCCGTTTTCTGTATTGAAATTAATTTGTTTGGTTCTGCGGTAATTGGTTTCATCAATCGTTTTTTGCATACTGGCTGTAATTTTATCAGCATACATAATCGCTTTTCCATTTATATTTCTGGCAGCACGACCAATCGTCTGGGTTAAAGATCTGTGGTTTCTTAAAAAACCTTCTTTATCGGCATCCAAAATAGCTACTAACGAAACTTCTGGTAAGTCCAGTCCTTCACGAAGCAGGTTTACTCCAATCAATACATCAAAAATTCCTTTTCGTAGATCCTGCATTATCTCAATTCGTTCAAGGGTATCTACTTCGGAGTGAATATAGCGGCAGCGTACATTTACTTTAGTCAGGTATTTGGCTAATTCTTCGGCCATTCTTTTAGTTAAGGTAGTTACGAGAACCCTTTCGTCCAATTCGCAACGCACCTGAATTTCTTCAATTAAATCATCAATCTGATTCAGACTTGGGCGCACTTCAATGATCGGATCCAGTAATCCGGTAGGCCGGATAATCTGTTCTACATAAATACCGTCAGATTTTTGCAATTCGTAATCGGCAGGAGTTGCAGAAACATACACCACCTGATTTTGCAAGGCTTCGAATTCTTCAAATTTCAAAGGTCGGTTGTCCATTGCAGCAGGTAGGCGGAAACCATATTCCACAAGATTTTCTTTTCGGCTCCTATCGCCTCCGTACATAGCGTGAACCTGTGAGACGGTTACGTGACTTTCGTCTATTACCATCAAATAATCACTCGGAAAATAATCCAGCAGACAGAAAGGCCTTGTGCCGGCTTCTCTTCCGTCAAGATAGCGAGAATAATTCTCTATTCCGGAGCAATAACCTAATTCGCGAATCATTTCGAGATCGAAATTGGTTCTTTCTTCCAGGCGTTTCGCTTCCAGATGTTTGCCTATCTCTTTAAAATAATCAACTTGTTTTACCAAATCCTGCTGTATCTGCCAGATTGCTCCCTGAAGAACGTCCGGGGAAGTCACAAACATATTGGCCGGATAAATAGTCAGTCTTTTAAATTTTTCAATAACCTGTGATGTTTTTACATCAAATGATTCAATTTCTTCAATTTCATCTCCAAAAAAGTGAATTCGATACGCATCATCAGCATAACTTGGATATACTTCTACAATATCTCCCTTAATCCGGAAAGTCCCGGGATTAAAATCGGCTTCTGTTCGCGCATATAAACTTTGTACAAGACTGTGTAGTAATTTAGTTCTCGAAATAACCTGATCTCTTGAAACTTCAATTACATTTTTCTTAAATTCTACAGGGTTTCCAATACCATAAAGACAGGAAACAGAAGCAACTACTAAAATATCCCTGCGTCCGGAAAGCAGTGAAGAAGTTGTGCTTAAACGCATTTTTTCCAGTTCTTCATTGATAGATAAATCTTTTTCAATAAATACTCCGGTTACGGGCATAAAGGCTTCAGGCTGGTAATAGTCGTAATAAGATACAAAATATTCTACAGCATTATTCGGGAAAAACTGTTTGAATTCGGAGTATAGCTGTGCTGCCAAAGTCTTGTTATGTGCTAAAACTAAGGTAGGTTTCTGCACTTCCTGAATGACATTGGCCATTGTAAATGTTTTACCTGAACCTGTTACACCTAATAAAGTTTGATATTTTTCACCATCAACAATACCTTGTGAAAGTTTTTGGATTGCCTGAGGCTGATCTCCTTTTGGACTATATTCTGAGGATACCTGAAAATTCATTTCGAATTATGAAAAAATTAGTTTTGTAAAGATACAAGTTTGAACGCTATTAAATGTTAAGTTGTTCTTATTCTAAAAAGTCAATCATGGCATCATTCACAATTTTACTCTGATCAATGCTCAAAAAATGTCCTGCATCTTTGATTATTCTGGTTTTGCTGTTCGGCAGAAATTCCTTTGCTTTTTCCAGACTTTCTGCTGAATTGATTACATCTTTGTCACCAATCAGTACCAAAACCGGATTGTTAATGGATTTTAGTTCATCATTAGAAAAAGGAGTCATCTTTAGCATGCTTGAATTTGATTTGGCGTATTTATTGGCTAAATAAAATTGTCTTTTGTAAGCAGGACCAATTTTTTCTGGATGAGTTGAAAAAGTCTCTAGTGTTTTTCCGAATTTTTTTTCGCTTGGAAAAAGTTTTAGCATTAATGCTGAGGATGTTTTACCCATTTTATCAATGAATTTAAAAGTTTGAGCCGGACTTAACAAAACTATTTTATCAATAGTATTTTCTTTTTGAACAGCCAGTAATGTTGCAATCCAGCCACCACGAGAAGCTCCTGCAATATCAAATTTCTTTAACTTATAATGTGCAAAAATTTCATTATACCACACAACGATTTGTTCTTTAGCGAGAGGATTGGCATTCAGATTCGATTTTCCGGGTTCCATCAGAAAATCGATGGCATATATTCGATGGTTTTTTGCCAAAGCTTTAATGTTTGGATACCACATTGTTGAACTGGCGTCCATTCCGTGTAACAATACCAAATCTTTTCCGTTTTTGGGACCTGCAATTATCACATGTGCATTTCCAAATCTGGTTTTAATATTTTCTTCGGTATAGGGAATATTCCAAAGTTTTAAAGCTTTGTCGTAGGAGTTTAGATAGCTTTGTTTTTCTTTTTTGGTGTGGAAGACATAGTCTTCAAATTTTGCTTTTTTAGATGAAGCACAGCTAAAAAGCATAACCAAAATCATAAATTTAAGTAGTACTCTTGTCATAAGATCTTGTATTTAATATAAAAGTACAATAATCAATATGGAATGTATTCCAGAATTTTGTTTCAAAATATCATAATTATAAGCTTTACGATTTTTTGACTGTAAGGTGATAAATCTGTACAAAAGCTAAGATCGCGTTTGGAATAATTACTGGTAAAAGCCATTGATTAAAATCTCTGAAATCTTTTAAAAAGATGCCGTAAATCACAAAGCATATACAGCCAAAAAGATTAATCAACCGGATAGTTCTGAGATTTTTAAGCAAAAAACCTCCGACTATAAAAACTGATGCAAGATAACCTATATATTCAGCCATAGATTTGATACTAAATAGTTTAGGTTAAATTTAGCAAAAGCAAATTGTAAAATCAAGGATTGGATTTGAAAATCAGCTATTTAAGTTGTGATTATAGTTTTTTTGGATTTCGGCTTGTGTGTCGAATTCTCAAAATATAAACTTCAGTAAGAGTTATTCGGTAAGAGATTCGATAGCTGTATATTTGAAAAGCACGATAATTTAGATCAGTAGGAATTTTCATTTCGTCTAATTCATAAATTTCCCAATTTGTACTTAAGATTGTAACTGAATTATAAATTGTATCAATTACTTTGTTTGGAATATTTTTACTTCTGGTTTCTTCAAATAAATGGAAATATATTTTTTCAAGCTGATTTTGAGCAGCTTTTGACCAAATTATTTTTTTTTCCATTGTTCTATTTTATCCTTAATATCATCATGAGAATAGAAATTACCGCTATCAATATCATCTTCAGCAACTTTTAAGTCATTATTATATTCTTCCGAATAATCTTTAGGTGAATTTTTTCGGCTGTCCAAAATAGTTTTTAATGCTGATAGAAATGCATTATCATCAATTTTATTGATTTCAGAAATCAGGATATTTTTAAGCTCAAGTGTATTCATAATGTTATAATTTACCCGAAGTTACAAAACAAAAATTGAAAATATTATTTATGATTATTAAATCTTCCATGTCTTTTGTTGGGATTCATTTAGAAAACTCCAGGCCACAATCCGGCTGTTTTTTTGTCCCTGAGCCATATCAATAGTTCTGATTTCTAAAGCATTTACTTTTTTTAAGGTTTTGTAAATGGCTGAAAGATTTTCTTTTTTAGAAACCAGGCTTGTAAACCATAAACATTGCGAACTATATTTTAAGCTTTCGTAAATCATTTGAGTTATAAAACTAATTTCTCCTCCGTTACACCATAACTCAGCATGCTGACCTCCAAAGTTTAGAACAGGTTTAGCATTTTTTTTATCTTTCGGATTTAGATTTGATATTTTCCTTAGAGTACTTTTATTCGCTTCTTCTGCAGAAGCATGAAAAGGCGGATTACACATCGTAAAAGTAAAACGGTCTTCCGGTGTGATAATGTTTTTAAAAATAAAACGGGATTCTGTTTGCTGTTGTAAACTGATTGCCTCAATCAATTTCGGATTCGCTTCTATAATTTTACTGCAGTTTTCGATTGCTTTTTTATCAATATCGGTCGCAACAAAACTCCAGTCGTAAATTGCATTTCCTAAAATGGGATAAATACAATTGGCTCCAGTTCCAATATCCAGTCCTAAAACTGAAGATCCTACAGGAATATTTCCGTTATTGGATTCACTAAGTAAATCGGCTAAATAATGAACATAATCAGTTCTTCCGGGAATGGGTGGGCAAAGATAATTTTTAGGAATATCCCAATTTTGAATCTCATAATAGGTTTGCAGCAAAGCTCTATTAAGCGTTTTTACCGCAATTGGGTTGCTGAAATCAATTGTTTCAATTGCATATTTGTTGATAGAGACAAAAGGTTTTAGTTCAGGACAATTTGAAATAAGAAGCTCAAAATCATATCGTGAACGATGTAGATTTCGAAAATGTAAATTATTTTTCTCAGAATTGTCTGCTGCTTTCATTTTGCAATTTTGAGTGCAAAGATAGTCATTCCTTTTTTAAAGAATGTTTGATGGAATCATTAGATATATTGTGACTGAAGTTTTAATATTGTGCAATAAAGAATACAAAAAAGTAGAATAACTAGCTATTAAACAAGAAAAATTTTATAAATAATTACGGTTTTCAGAGTTTGATTATTTACTTTTGGTTTACCAATCCAAATCTAAATGAAAAAAACAGCACTTTTTATAATCATAATTTTCTGTACTACATGTATTAAACAGGATGGCAATGAATATTTCGACCAAATCAAAAAAAATGATGTTGAATTAACAAAACCGGTTGAAGGCGATTGGCTTTATTCTCATAAAGAAAAAGGCCAGACTTTTGAGCAATTCATGAATTCAAAACATATTGTTCCAACCAGTGAATCCAATATTATTTATATAAGGCCTATTGGGAATTTTAATTCTTTGCAAAATAAACAAATAGAACTGTTAAGGGAATATCTGGAAATTTATTTTCAGTTAAAAACAAAAATTTTGGAAACAGTTTCTAATGATGTTATTCCTGAATCTGCGCAGAGAATTGGATACGAAAATAACCAGCAGTTTTTGGCAGGATACATTTTGGATAATGTTTTGAAAAAAGACAAGCCTTTAAAAAGGATTGCGCTTATGGGATTGACGGAAGTTGATTTGTATCCTAAACCGGAATGGAATTTCGTTTTTGGACTGGCCTCTTATCGTGATAAAGTAGGGGTAAGCTCTATTTACAGATTGCAGGACGGAAAACTGACCCAGGAAAATTTTAATTTGTGTTTGTCCAGACTTCTTAAAATAAGTTCTCATGAAATTGGTCATATGTTTGGTCTGCATCATTGCATTTTTGCAGATTGTGTAATGAATGGAACCAATAGCATGAGCGAAACAGACAAAAATTCTGCAAGATTATGTTCTGTTTGCCAGAGAAAATTGAATTCAGGTATAAAATACGACAACAAAAAAAGATTGTTGCAATTAGAGGGGTATTTTAAGAAGAATAATTTGACAGAAGAAATAGAATTGATTCAGAAAGATGTTGCTGCTATTCAATAAAATTAAATGTAAATTTGAAAAATGAAAATCTTTGCAATAACAGGGAGTACGAGGTATAATTCAAACAATTTTAAAATTCTGAAGTTTATTTCTGAAAAAATTAATCCACGTTTTGAAGTTGAAATTTTTGAAGGTCTAGATGAAATACCTCATTTTAATCCGGATATAGATACACATAATCCACCTGAAAATGTTGTTTCATTCAGAGATAAAATCATATCTGCCGACGGAATTATAATATGTACCCCCGAATATATTTTCAGTTTGCCAGGAAGTTTAAAAAACGCCTTTGAATGGTGTGTTTCGACGACAATTTTTTTAAATAAACCTGTTGGACTAATTACAGCTTCTGTTTCAGGCAAAATGGGGCATGAAGAGCTTTTATTAATCATGAAAACCCTTGATGCTAAATTTGAAAAACACAATCAGCTTTTAATATCTGGCATAAAAGGAAAAATAGATGCACAAGGAAAAATTACAAATAAAGAAACTTTAATTGCTCTTCAAAACTTTATTCAAAATTTTGAGAGCCAGTTTTCAAATGAACTCATTTAATTTATTTTTTCAAAGTAAAGATAGTTCCCATTGCTTTCATCCCGAAAGCGTATTACAGAATTATTAAATTCAAATAATACCCAGCTATAATCCAATTTATGAAGCATTAAGAAACTGTAATTGAAGTAGATTTTGAAAGCTTTGGCGCCGTTTACTACATTATAATCCCATTGTCCTGTAGTAGAAATTCCATCTTTTGTAGCGACCACAGTTTT
The Flavobacterium flavigenum genome window above contains:
- a CDS encoding amidohydrolase family protein yields the protein MITKNIYILLLVFGMIIQTKAQQIPAPKQAKSILILNATAHIGNGKIIENSAIGFKDGKLTLVADSTTIRLSENAYDNIIDATGKHVYPGFIAPNSTLGLVEIDAVKSSDDQEEIGNMNPNVRSIVAYNSTSKVTETVRPNGILIAQIVPRGGRISGTSSIVQLDAWTWKDALVKENDGIHLNFPSGFRRTGNWFEPGIIEPNKDYATQINEINSFLINSKAYLGETSKQRNVIFESTKGLFDGTQTLFIHADEEKQITDAIQLAKSNGVKRIVIVGGFEAYKAADLLQKNNIGILLRRVHDMPASDDQDVRAPFKMAKILTDKGILVGLENSGDNERMNTRNLPFLAGTCAAYGLDKEKALQLITLNTAQLLGIDAFCGSLETGKDATLFISEGDALDMRTNQLTHAFIQGRAISLETHQTQLNKKYKEKYGQK
- a CDS encoding ammonium transporter, producing the protein MRKIILSVILITILLLSIFSISFVTESKTLGAHVVELKMDTGDTAWMVVATAFVLLMTPGLGFFYGGMVGKKNVISTMLQSFMAMVIVTILWVVIAFGLCFGPSIGGFIGDPTSNIFFQGVSANTAWELAPTIPFILFALFQAKFAIITPALITGAFAERVRFWAYLLFMVLFILLIYAPLCHMTWHPDGLFFGWGVLDFAGGTVVHMSAGWAALAGAMFLGKRKVQKVNPARITYVLLGTGLLWFGWFGFNAGSAVGAGSLAAQALGTTTVAAASAAMAWVFLDKILGHKLSAMGACIGAVVGLVAITPAAGFVSIPHALAIGIIAAVISNLVVSKFPKGKIDDALDVFACHGVGGMVGMLLTGVFASNTVNSVVGDHQGLIFGDATLFLTQLKALVLVSIFAFAASYALFFIVNKITPLRVTEEKEELGLDISQHGEYL
- a CDS encoding protein-disulfide reductase DsbD family protein; its protein translation is MNFNQSLQAVLSRSFLSTSILFLLFFFFAFANSNAQIIEPVKWTSKIEKKSETNFVLIFNGIIEKDWHMYSQFTPEGGPLALEISFKNQKGNYNLVGKAKEGKTKTSFNDVFEVNETYFEGKAHIEQEIQITNPNLKTVEVEFDFQVCKEVCINSNKKFSIAVPVTFKMETVPAVTEAQKDETKREGLAVDTVEKAADPKGIKLEKTDNATAKAVDDLKKPAPARSLWSIFFIAFISGFAALLTPCVFPMIPMTVSFFTKQSKSRAKGIRNAIIYGFSIIAIYVILGLIVTKIFGADALNALSTDVWFNLIFFVILVIFATSFLGAFEIMLPNSWANKADQQADKGGIIGILFMALALAIVSFSCTGPIVGTLLVEAASNGGIAPVVGMLGFSSALALPFMLFAMFPGWLNSLPKSGGWLNTVKVVLGFLELALAFKFLSNADLVLQLHFLEREVFIAIWIAIFGALTLYLFGKITLPHDSPLHHISVGRLYLGLITLMFTLYLIPGLWGAPLKLISAFPPPLTYSESPFGIGSLGESNSIKQELPKGAKLGPNGIVVFDDYENGLAYAKSVKKPIMLDFTGHACVNCRKMENNVWSDEKVLPILKNELVLISLYVDDKRKLPEDQQFVTASGDKIETVGDKWTEFMISKYKTNTQPLYVITDLKGNNLNSSKPTISYVDVEEYLVWLKEGISNFK
- the tilS gene encoding tRNA lysidine(34) synthetase TilS, whose amino-acid sequence is MLTNFQNHILARFPFLENKKLFLAVSGGLDSMVLLHLFQQLDYEIAVLHCNFQLRGLESLGDQDFIRNYCKENNISIFTTQFDTEAFAKDYKLSTQIAARELRYSWFYELLETHKFDYILTAHHADDNLETFMINLSRGTGLDGLVGIPEENDKIIRPFLPFSRGEILQYAKENNIQWREDSSNASDKYLRNKIRHDLIPVLKEINPNFLKAFQKTQSYLQESNEMAEDASIMIYQQVAKEAGEEIHFDLNKLTQLPNYRSYLYEWLNEFGFLAWNAIYDLVDGQSGKQVFSSEFRLLKNREALILSPLNNNPEEKEEFEINKNDTQINFPLNLKFCNVSHITIESNKIIFVDAEKIQFPLILRKWKEGDSFQPFGMNGKSKKISKLFKDEKLSLIEKENSWLLCSKDQIVWVLGIRQDERFKIEKTTKKILKIELQ
- the uvrB gene encoding excinuclease ABC subunit UvrB codes for the protein MNFQVSSEYSPKGDQPQAIQKLSQGIVDGEKYQTLLGVTGSGKTFTMANVIQEVQKPTLVLAHNKTLAAQLYSEFKQFFPNNAVEYFVSYYDYYQPEAFMPVTGVFIEKDLSINEELEKMRLSTTSSLLSGRRDILVVASVSCLYGIGNPVEFKKNVIEVSRDQVISRTKLLHSLVQSLYARTEADFNPGTFRIKGDIVEVYPSYADDAYRIHFFGDEIEEIESFDVKTSQVIEKFKRLTIYPANMFVTSPDVLQGAIWQIQQDLVKQVDYFKEIGKHLEAKRLEERTNFDLEMIRELGYCSGIENYSRYLDGREAGTRPFCLLDYFPSDYLMVIDESHVTVSQVHAMYGGDRSRKENLVEYGFRLPAAMDNRPLKFEEFEALQNQVVYVSATPADYELQKSDGIYVEQIIRPTGLLDPIIEVRPSLNQIDDLIEEIQVRCELDERVLVTTLTKRMAEELAKYLTKVNVRCRYIHSEVDTLERIEIMQDLRKGIFDVLIGVNLLREGLDLPEVSLVAILDADKEGFLRNHRSLTQTIGRAARNINGKAIMYADKITASMQKTIDETNYRRTKQINFNTENGLTPQALNKKIDSAFTKNPLVEYELGHDLQAAAEPEAAYLSKPELEKMIREKRKSMEKAAKDLDFLQAAKLRDDIKKLQEQLS